The following are encoded in a window of Megachile rotundata isolate GNS110a chromosome 2, iyMegRotu1, whole genome shotgun sequence genomic DNA:
- the LOC100881187 gene encoding phosphotriesterase-related protein isoform X2, producing the protein MDRATNSVRTVLGEKDANKLGRTLTHEHLALSFTNFYVQPPKHLKRFLDGKIELQNIGLVKQYPYSNLYNLKYNDADTVEAIFEDVKLYREFGGGTIVENSNYGLNRDIPLMKRVSQETGVNVIAGTGYYVAATQSASDLNLSKEQMYNVMMKEMTVGCEQSPDVRTGFIGEVGSTWPIEAFEKRAIQATGELQAQLKCPVSFHPGRNPEAPFEIMRLYQEAGGDSSKAVLSHLDRTIPDEQKLLEFADMTKCYCQFDLFGCECSFYQLNPVIDMQSDAQRMDRIKLLRSDQKLNRVLISHDIHTKHRLMKFGGHGFSHILNNVLPKMMLKGFTQEEIDIITIRNPMTWLSL; encoded by the exons ATGGACCGTGCTACTAATTCTGTACGAACGG TACTCGGTGAAAAAGATGCAAACAAGCTTGGCAGAACCCTTACGCACGAACACTTGGCTTTAAGTTTCACTAATTTCTACGTCCAGCCTCCTAAACATTTGAAACGCTTTCTAGATGGTAAAATCGAACTCCAAAATATTGGGCTCGTTAAACAATATCC TTACAGTAATTTGTATAACTTAAAGTACAACGATGCGGACACAGTGGAAGCCATTTTCGAGGATGTGAAATTATACCGCGAATTTGGCGGTGGTACCATCgttgagaatagtaattatggttTGAACCGAGATATTCCGTTGATGAAAAGGGTTAGCCAAGAAACTGGAGTTAACGTGATTGCTGGAAcag GCTATTACGTTGCTGCTACCCAAAGTGCAAGTGATCTGAACTTATCTAAGGAGCAAATGTATAACGTCATGATGAAGGAGATGACCGTCGGTTGCGAACAGAGTCCTGATGTGAGAACAGGATTCATTGGAGAAGTTGGAAGCACTTGGCCAATTGAAG CTTTTGAAAAAAGAGCCATTCAAGCTACAGGAGAACTTCAAGCACAGTTGAAATGCCCCGTAAGTTTTCATCCTGGAAGAAACCCTGAAGCACCATTCGAAATAATGAGACTTTATCAAGAAGCGGGTGGTGACTCGAGTAAAGCTGTTCTTTCTCACTTAGATC gAACCATTCCCGACGAACAGAAGCTGTTGGAGTTTGCTGATATGACGAAATGTTATTGTCAGTTTGATTTGTTTGGTTGCGAATGTTCTTTTTATCAATTGAATCCGGTGATTGATATGCAGTCGGACGCGCAACGCATGGATCGCATCAAACTTCTTCGCAGCGATCAGAAATTAAATCGTGTGCTTATCAGTCACGATATTCACACGAAACACAGATTa ATGAAATTCGGTGGACATGGATTTTCTCATATACTGAATAACGTGCTGCCAAAAATGATGCTGAAGGGTTTCACTCAAGAAGAAATCGACATAATAACAATTCGCAACCCAATGACTTGGTTGtcactttaa
- the Cdc27 gene encoding cell division cycle protein 27 isoform X2, with product MIVQEPVQAAIWHCLNHYAYPDAIFLAERLCAEVDTEETLFLLATCYYRSGRVRQAYALLSKKAPSSAQCRFLLAKCCYDLEKYAEAEAAIIGGYYKQLKNLEEIATQFGEHACFSLQIIAKIYYKMMRTAKGNDAHKLALKLNPFLWHSFEELCNVGEVVDPAKVFQLDKLDNFAMCHGSTPTPNYATESDLILPNNNSNSTPTINGINVTPAQMTTASTIMNGIGSSIRLYSSVDESPQSLHYSNCSSISPRAKLPRYRSMFSNTMSPLTPSFGILPLESNTPEPAVLPSHTTLTEANDQKSLAKRQLMSRKDTPLQQGKPVFSQSGNTSNSANIVTVTPTTPTPTPPTLQGTNVRRSSRLFSNSYSVKENNKSPNRNKFATPKSPSRKTKARLSKTNLNKTNFNELNERNRNEKEKSETITSEKAVTSVNALNNQSSANICAVTLQKQCAEGLMALLRELGMAYQHLSQFNCTQAVEILSVLPAQHYNTGWVLSMLARAHFEMVDYKKAASYFAEVRHLEPQRTELMEIYSTVLWHLHAEVQLSTLAQELVSEDRNSPAAWCSTGNLFSAQTEHETAIKFFQRAIQVDPNFPYAYTLLGHEYVMTEELDKAITAFRNAIRLDPRHYNAWFGLGTIFSKQEQYSLAELHFKRALQINPQNSAIMCHIGVVQHALKKTDQALKTLNTAIANDPDNTLCKFHRASINFSIGRHTEALREFEELKNIVPKESLVYYSIGKIHKKLGNTHLALMYFSWATDLDPKGVNSQIKEVILSPGQGDEESPATQSDEQPMQNNSMEQEIETNREGSAAGPAANVAVEAHADDSDDSL from the exons ATGATTGTACAGGAGCCAGTGCAG GCGGCCATATGGCATTGTTTAAATCATTATGCTTATCCGGATGCAATATTTTTAGCAGAAAGATTATGTGCAGAAG tTGATACAGAAGAAACTCTATTTCTTTTGGCaacttgttattatcgatcagGTCGAGTTAGGCAAGCTTACGCGTTACTTTCTAAAAAAGCTCCAAGTTCTGCACAATGCAGATTTCTGTTAGCCAAATGTTGTTACGATTTAGAAAA gtatgcagaggcagaggcagcaaTAATAGGAGGATATTATaagcaattgaaaaatttagaagaaaTTGCAACTCAGTTTGGTGAACATGCTTGTTTTTCTCTTCAGATTATagcaaaaatttattacaaaatgatGCGTACTGCAAAGGGAAATGACGCACATAAATTGGCTTTAAAGTTAAACCCATTTCTTTGGCATTCATTTGAAGAATTATGTAATGTTGGTGAAGTGGTAGATCCTGCAAAAGTTTTTCAGTTAGATAAGCTAGACAATTTTGCGATGTGCCATGGTAGTACACCTACTCCTAATTATGCCACTGAATCTGATCTCATTTTACctaataataattcaaacagTACACCTACTATAAATGGCATTAACGT TACTCCTGCACAAATGACAACGGCATCAACTATAATGAATGGCATAGGATCTAGTATACGGTTGTATTCCTCTGTAGATGAAAGCCCTCAAAGTTTacattatagtaattgttcttcgATATCACCAAGGGCTAAACTTCCACGATACCGTAGTATGTTTAGTAATACTATGAGTCCCCTTACTCCAAGTTTTGGTATTTTACCACTGGAAAGCAATACACCTGAACCTGCAGTTTTACCTTCTCATACAACTCTTACAGAAGCCAATGATCAGAAAAGTTTAGCAAAACGT CAACTAATGTCGAGGAAAGATACACCCTTACAACAAGGAAAACCAGTATTTTCACAGTCTGGGAATACCAGTAACAGCGCCAATATAGTAACAGTTACTCCTACCACTCCAACACCAACTCCACCAACATTACAAGGTACTAATGTCAGACGTTCATCGAGACTCTTCAGCAATAGCTACTCAGTTAAG GAAAataataaatctccaaataggAATAAATTTGCCACTCCTAAATCTCCATCTCGGAAAACGAAAGCTAGACTTTCGAAAACTAATTTGAATAAAACTAATTTCAACGAACTAAATGAGAGAAATCGGaatgagaaagaaaaaagtGAAACTATCACATCGGAAAAAGCTGTAACTAGCGTGAATGCTTTAAATAATCAAAGCAGTGCTAATATTTGTGCAGTAACACTTCAAAAACAATGTGCTG aaGGTCTAATGGCACTGCTACGCGAGTTAGGAATGGCATATCAACATTTAAGTCAATTTAATTGCACTCAAGCTGTTGAGATATTAAGTGTTCTTCCAGCACAACATTATAATACAGGATGGGTACTTTCTATGTTAGCTCGTGCACACTTTGAGATGGTAGATTATAAGAAAGCTGCAAG ttattTCGCTGAAGTGAGACATTTGGAACCTCAAAGGACTGAACTTATGGAAATTTATAGTACAGTTTTGTGGCATTTACATGCTGAAGTGCAACTGTCTACTCTTGCACAAGAACTTGTTTCCGAGGATCGTAATTCGCCAGCTGCTTGGTGCTCtacaggaaatttattttctgcGCAAACAGAACACGAAACGGCAATTAAATTCTTCCAAAGAGCTATTCAG GtagatccaaatttcccatatgcCTATACACTTCTTGGACACGAATATGTTATGACAGAAGAATTAGATAAGGCTATTACTGCATTTCGTAATGCCATTAGGCTTGATCCTAGGCATTATAACGCATG GTTTGGATTGGGGACAATATTCTCCAAGCAAGAACAATACAGTTTGGCAGAATTGCATTTTAAACGTGCTTTACAAATAAATccacaaaattctgccataaTGTGCCACATCGGTGTTGTGCAACATGCACTCAAGAAAACTGACCAAGCTTTAAAGACTTTAAACACCGCCATTGCAAATGACCCCGACAATACCTTATGCAAATTTCATCGTGCTAGTATAAACTTTTCAATTGGCCGGCACACGGAAGCgcttagggaatttgaggaattgaaaaatattgtacCCAAAGAGTCTCTAGTCTACTATTCCATAGGAAAA ATACATAAAAAGTTGGGTAATACTCATCTTGCGCTAATGTATTTTAGTTGGGCGACAGATTTAGACCCAAAAGGTGTTAACAGTCAAATTAAAGAAGTTATATTAAGTCCTGGTCAAGGGGACGAAGAATCGCCGGCCACTCAGTCAG ACGAACAGCCGATGCAAAACAATTCAATGGAACAAGAGATTGAAACCAACAGAGAAGGAAGTGCCGCGGGACCTGCCGCAAATGTTGCAGTCGAAGCTCATGCCGACGATAGCGACGATAGTTTATGA
- the LOC100881076 gene encoding ras-related protein Rab-38-like isoform X2 produces MNSRKPRRDSDVLLSKFGHKEHLFKFLVIGDYGVGKTALVRRYTEGKFTSNYKITIGADFAIKSLDWDPHTKINLQLWDVAGHERFGYMTRVYYKYAVAAALVFDISRIATFQSIKKWLFDLREKVTLPDGSNIPVVLLANKCDIPYPVVPTEQIARFCKENNIGAWYITSAKENTNVDLI; encoded by the exons ATGAACTCAAGAAAACCGAGGAGAGACTCGGACGTGCTGTTGTCCAAGTTCGGTCACAAGGAGCACCTCTTCAAGTTCCTCGTTATCGGTGATTATGGCGTCG GAAAAACTGCACTAGTTAGAAGATATACAGAAG GAAAATTTacgtcaaattataaaattaccatAGGAGCTGACTTTGCAATAAAATCGCTTGATTGGGATCCGCACACTAAAATCAATCTGCAATTATG ggATGTTGCTGGCCATGAGAGATTCGGATATATGACTAGGGTTTACTATAAATACGC AGTGGCAGCAGCTTTAGTTTTCGATATTTCACGAATAGCAACCTTCCAGTCTATAAAGAAATGGTTGTTTGATCTCAGAGAAAAGGTTACGCTTCCGGATGGTTCTAATATACCTGTAGTTCTCTTAGCAAACAAGTGTGACATTCCCTATCCGGTAGTTCCGACAGAACAGATCGCTAGATTTTGTAAAGAGAACAATATCGGTGCTTGGTACATTACTTCTGCTAAAGAAAATACAAATGTTG acttaatataa
- the LOC100881187 gene encoding phosphotriesterase-related protein isoform X1: MSTLDDTNINLPPSLLLLGEKDANKLGRTLTHEHLALSFTNFYVQPPKHLKRFLDGKIELQNIGLVKQYPYSNLYNLKYNDADTVEAIFEDVKLYREFGGGTIVENSNYGLNRDIPLMKRVSQETGVNVIAGTGYYVAATQSASDLNLSKEQMYNVMMKEMTVGCEQSPDVRTGFIGEVGSTWPIEAFEKRAIQATGELQAQLKCPVSFHPGRNPEAPFEIMRLYQEAGGDSSKAVLSHLDRTIPDEQKLLEFADMTKCYCQFDLFGCECSFYQLNPVIDMQSDAQRMDRIKLLRSDQKLNRVLISHDIHTKHRLMKFGGHGFSHILNNVLPKMMLKGFTQEEIDIITIRNPMTWLSL, translated from the exons ATGTCTACGCTAGACGACACTAATATAAATCTACCTCCTTCACTTTTAT TACTCGGTGAAAAAGATGCAAACAAGCTTGGCAGAACCCTTACGCACGAACACTTGGCTTTAAGTTTCACTAATTTCTACGTCCAGCCTCCTAAACATTTGAAACGCTTTCTAGATGGTAAAATCGAACTCCAAAATATTGGGCTCGTTAAACAATATCC TTACAGTAATTTGTATAACTTAAAGTACAACGATGCGGACACAGTGGAAGCCATTTTCGAGGATGTGAAATTATACCGCGAATTTGGCGGTGGTACCATCgttgagaatagtaattatggttTGAACCGAGATATTCCGTTGATGAAAAGGGTTAGCCAAGAAACTGGAGTTAACGTGATTGCTGGAAcag GCTATTACGTTGCTGCTACCCAAAGTGCAAGTGATCTGAACTTATCTAAGGAGCAAATGTATAACGTCATGATGAAGGAGATGACCGTCGGTTGCGAACAGAGTCCTGATGTGAGAACAGGATTCATTGGAGAAGTTGGAAGCACTTGGCCAATTGAAG CTTTTGAAAAAAGAGCCATTCAAGCTACAGGAGAACTTCAAGCACAGTTGAAATGCCCCGTAAGTTTTCATCCTGGAAGAAACCCTGAAGCACCATTCGAAATAATGAGACTTTATCAAGAAGCGGGTGGTGACTCGAGTAAAGCTGTTCTTTCTCACTTAGATC gAACCATTCCCGACGAACAGAAGCTGTTGGAGTTTGCTGATATGACGAAATGTTATTGTCAGTTTGATTTGTTTGGTTGCGAATGTTCTTTTTATCAATTGAATCCGGTGATTGATATGCAGTCGGACGCGCAACGCATGGATCGCATCAAACTTCTTCGCAGCGATCAGAAATTAAATCGTGTGCTTATCAGTCACGATATTCACACGAAACACAGATTa ATGAAATTCGGTGGACATGGATTTTCTCATATACTGAATAACGTGCTGCCAAAAATGATGCTGAAGGGTTTCACTCAAGAAGAAATCGACATAATAACAATTCGCAACCCAATGACTTGGTTGtcactttaa
- the Cdc27 gene encoding cell division cycle protein 27 isoform X1: MIVQEPVQAAIWHCLNHYAYPDAIFLAERLCAEVDTEETLFLLATCYYRSGRVRQAYALLSKKAPSSAQCRFLLAKCCYDLEKYAEAEAAIIGGYYKQLKNLEEIATQFGEHACFSLQIIAKIYYKMMRTAKGNDAHKLALKLNPFLWHSFEELCNVGEVVDPAKVFQLDKLDNFAMCHGSTPTPNYATESDLILPNNNSNSTPTINGINVTPAQMTTASTIMNGIGSSIRLYSSVDESPQSLHYSNCSSISPRAKLPRYRSMFSNTMSPLTPSFGILPLESNTPEPAVLPSHTTLTEANDQKSLAKRVRAHVGQLMSRKDTPLQQGKPVFSQSGNTSNSANIVTVTPTTPTPTPPTLQGTNVRRSSRLFSNSYSVKENNKSPNRNKFATPKSPSRKTKARLSKTNLNKTNFNELNERNRNEKEKSETITSEKAVTSVNALNNQSSANICAVTLQKQCAEGLMALLRELGMAYQHLSQFNCTQAVEILSVLPAQHYNTGWVLSMLARAHFEMVDYKKAASYFAEVRHLEPQRTELMEIYSTVLWHLHAEVQLSTLAQELVSEDRNSPAAWCSTGNLFSAQTEHETAIKFFQRAIQVDPNFPYAYTLLGHEYVMTEELDKAITAFRNAIRLDPRHYNAWFGLGTIFSKQEQYSLAELHFKRALQINPQNSAIMCHIGVVQHALKKTDQALKTLNTAIANDPDNTLCKFHRASINFSIGRHTEALREFEELKNIVPKESLVYYSIGKIHKKLGNTHLALMYFSWATDLDPKGVNSQIKEVILSPGQGDEESPATQSDEQPMQNNSMEQEIETNREGSAAGPAANVAVEAHADDSDDSL; this comes from the exons ATGATTGTACAGGAGCCAGTGCAG GCGGCCATATGGCATTGTTTAAATCATTATGCTTATCCGGATGCAATATTTTTAGCAGAAAGATTATGTGCAGAAG tTGATACAGAAGAAACTCTATTTCTTTTGGCaacttgttattatcgatcagGTCGAGTTAGGCAAGCTTACGCGTTACTTTCTAAAAAAGCTCCAAGTTCTGCACAATGCAGATTTCTGTTAGCCAAATGTTGTTACGATTTAGAAAA gtatgcagaggcagaggcagcaaTAATAGGAGGATATTATaagcaattgaaaaatttagaagaaaTTGCAACTCAGTTTGGTGAACATGCTTGTTTTTCTCTTCAGATTATagcaaaaatttattacaaaatgatGCGTACTGCAAAGGGAAATGACGCACATAAATTGGCTTTAAAGTTAAACCCATTTCTTTGGCATTCATTTGAAGAATTATGTAATGTTGGTGAAGTGGTAGATCCTGCAAAAGTTTTTCAGTTAGATAAGCTAGACAATTTTGCGATGTGCCATGGTAGTACACCTACTCCTAATTATGCCACTGAATCTGATCTCATTTTACctaataataattcaaacagTACACCTACTATAAATGGCATTAACGT TACTCCTGCACAAATGACAACGGCATCAACTATAATGAATGGCATAGGATCTAGTATACGGTTGTATTCCTCTGTAGATGAAAGCCCTCAAAGTTTacattatagtaattgttcttcgATATCACCAAGGGCTAAACTTCCACGATACCGTAGTATGTTTAGTAATACTATGAGTCCCCTTACTCCAAGTTTTGGTATTTTACCACTGGAAAGCAATACACCTGAACCTGCAGTTTTACCTTCTCATACAACTCTTACAGAAGCCAATGATCAGAAAAGTTTAGCAAAACGTGTAAGGGCTCATGTAGGG CAACTAATGTCGAGGAAAGATACACCCTTACAACAAGGAAAACCAGTATTTTCACAGTCTGGGAATACCAGTAACAGCGCCAATATAGTAACAGTTACTCCTACCACTCCAACACCAACTCCACCAACATTACAAGGTACTAATGTCAGACGTTCATCGAGACTCTTCAGCAATAGCTACTCAGTTAAG GAAAataataaatctccaaataggAATAAATTTGCCACTCCTAAATCTCCATCTCGGAAAACGAAAGCTAGACTTTCGAAAACTAATTTGAATAAAACTAATTTCAACGAACTAAATGAGAGAAATCGGaatgagaaagaaaaaagtGAAACTATCACATCGGAAAAAGCTGTAACTAGCGTGAATGCTTTAAATAATCAAAGCAGTGCTAATATTTGTGCAGTAACACTTCAAAAACAATGTGCTG aaGGTCTAATGGCACTGCTACGCGAGTTAGGAATGGCATATCAACATTTAAGTCAATTTAATTGCACTCAAGCTGTTGAGATATTAAGTGTTCTTCCAGCACAACATTATAATACAGGATGGGTACTTTCTATGTTAGCTCGTGCACACTTTGAGATGGTAGATTATAAGAAAGCTGCAAG ttattTCGCTGAAGTGAGACATTTGGAACCTCAAAGGACTGAACTTATGGAAATTTATAGTACAGTTTTGTGGCATTTACATGCTGAAGTGCAACTGTCTACTCTTGCACAAGAACTTGTTTCCGAGGATCGTAATTCGCCAGCTGCTTGGTGCTCtacaggaaatttattttctgcGCAAACAGAACACGAAACGGCAATTAAATTCTTCCAAAGAGCTATTCAG GtagatccaaatttcccatatgcCTATACACTTCTTGGACACGAATATGTTATGACAGAAGAATTAGATAAGGCTATTACTGCATTTCGTAATGCCATTAGGCTTGATCCTAGGCATTATAACGCATG GTTTGGATTGGGGACAATATTCTCCAAGCAAGAACAATACAGTTTGGCAGAATTGCATTTTAAACGTGCTTTACAAATAAATccacaaaattctgccataaTGTGCCACATCGGTGTTGTGCAACATGCACTCAAGAAAACTGACCAAGCTTTAAAGACTTTAAACACCGCCATTGCAAATGACCCCGACAATACCTTATGCAAATTTCATCGTGCTAGTATAAACTTTTCAATTGGCCGGCACACGGAAGCgcttagggaatttgaggaattgaaaaatattgtacCCAAAGAGTCTCTAGTCTACTATTCCATAGGAAAA ATACATAAAAAGTTGGGTAATACTCATCTTGCGCTAATGTATTTTAGTTGGGCGACAGATTTAGACCCAAAAGGTGTTAACAGTCAAATTAAAGAAGTTATATTAAGTCCTGGTCAAGGGGACGAAGAATCGCCGGCCACTCAGTCAG ACGAACAGCCGATGCAAAACAATTCAATGGAACAAGAGATTGAAACCAACAGAGAAGGAAGTGCCGCGGGACCTGCCGCAAATGTTGCAGTCGAAGCTCATGCCGACGATAGCGACGATAGTTTATGA
- the LOC100881076 gene encoding ras-related protein Rab-38-like isoform X1 → MNSRKPRRDSDVLLSKFGHKEHLFKFLVIGDYGVGKTALVRRYTEGKFTSNYKITIGADFAIKSLDWDPHTKINLQLWDVAGHERFGYMTRVYYKYAVAAALVFDISRIATFQSIKKWLFDLREKVTLPDGSNIPVVLLANKCDIPYPVVPTEQIARFCKENNIGAWYITSAKENTNVDVAMRYLVENVLKTKIDGGIRDSVRLRDKPMIREKNACCKS, encoded by the exons ATGAACTCAAGAAAACCGAGGAGAGACTCGGACGTGCTGTTGTCCAAGTTCGGTCACAAGGAGCACCTCTTCAAGTTCCTCGTTATCGGTGATTATGGCGTCG GAAAAACTGCACTAGTTAGAAGATATACAGAAG GAAAATTTacgtcaaattataaaattaccatAGGAGCTGACTTTGCAATAAAATCGCTTGATTGGGATCCGCACACTAAAATCAATCTGCAATTATG ggATGTTGCTGGCCATGAGAGATTCGGATATATGACTAGGGTTTACTATAAATACGC AGTGGCAGCAGCTTTAGTTTTCGATATTTCACGAATAGCAACCTTCCAGTCTATAAAGAAATGGTTGTTTGATCTCAGAGAAAAGGTTACGCTTCCGGATGGTTCTAATATACCTGTAGTTCTCTTAGCAAACAAGTGTGACATTCCCTATCCGGTAGTTCCGACAGAACAGATCGCTAGATTTTGTAAAGAGAACAATATCGGTGCTTGGTACATTACTTCTGCTAAAGAAAATACAAATGTTG aTGTGGCGATGCGGTATTTAGTGGAGAACGTTCTTAAGACTAAAATTGATGGAGGAATACGAGATTCCGTCCGATTGCGAGATAAACCTATGATTAGAGAGAAGAATGCATGTTGTAAATCATGA